Proteins from a single region of Sphaerochaeta globosa str. Buddy:
- a CDS encoding single-stranded DNA-binding protein — MADMCSIMITGRLTSDSEIKYAGQTPILKFSVAVGRYDKGQNTSSFFDVVQFSRAAESLVGKLTRGKPVVVRGEMRQEFWNSNDGSKKSRWVLVADSFGVQPLGGCQEENPSRLNPYDDDAEIPF, encoded by the coding sequence ATGGCAGATATGTGTTCAATCATGATTACTGGAAGGCTCACTTCTGACAGTGAAATCAAATATGCAGGGCAGACCCCGATACTGAAATTCAGCGTTGCTGTTGGACGATATGACAAGGGACAGAACACCTCATCGTTCTTTGATGTTGTCCAATTTTCAAGGGCTGCTGAATCGCTTGTCGGAAAGCTCACAAGGGGCAAGCCTGTAGTTGTCAGAGGAGAGATGAGACAGGAATTCTGGAATTCCAACGATGGGTCAAAGAAAAGCCGTTGGGTGTTGGTTGCTGATTCGTTCGGTGTCCAGCCGCTTGGAGGATGTCAGGAAGAAAACCCAAGCCGTTTAAATCCGTACGATGATGATGCTGAAATTCCTTTCTAG